In Quercus robur chromosome 10, dhQueRobu3.1, whole genome shotgun sequence, a genomic segment contains:
- the LOC126702050 gene encoding ubiquitin-like-specific protease ESD4 isoform X1, whose protein sequence is MKYEYGDRAAFFSLLPNQWISSQIINLTICMMTLEEKKYGALYAWHLPTHFSQKMIEEDGNPTLEWFKRTYRDDDKYMSRLMCCEQIYIPMNDNNSHWYLCVIDFSSRKKCIHILDSLPSTTRQDIRIKNVQTVVKGLDKLLSYLKKDNYTNSITKFPLKSPPLNPIQDNGYDCGMYVIKHIHTKIIKQNLTLMESWSKRIRYKLASNLVLSMENEQR, encoded by the exons ATGAAATATGAGTATGGTGATCGTGCGGCTTTTTTTTCATTGCTCCCTAACCAATGGATAAGCAGTCAG ATTATTAACTTGACCATTTGCATGATGACTTTGGAAGAGAAAAAGTATGGAGCACTATATGCGTGGCATTTGCCAACACATTTCTCG caaaaaatgattgaagaagATGGAAATCCCACACTGGAATGGTTTAAAAGGACATATAGGGACGATGACAAGTATATGTCAAGATTGATGTGTTGTGAACAG ATTTATATCCCTATGAATGACAATAATAGTCACTGGTACTTATGTGTCATTGACTTTAgttcaagaaaaaaatgtatacaTATATTGGACTCTTTGCCAAGCACAACTAGGCAAGACATTCGAATAAAAAATGTGCAAACAGTG GTAAAAGGCCTCGATAAGTTATTGAGTTATCTAAAGAAAGACAACTATACTAATAGTATTACCAAATTTCCATTGAAATCACCCCCGTTGAATCCTATACAAGATAATGG GTATGATTGCGGCATGTATGTTATTAAGCACATACAtacaaaaattatcaaacaGAATCTAACCTTGATG GAGAGTTGGTCGAAACGTATTCGATACAAGTTGGCATCAAATCTAGTGCTTTCAATGGAAAATGAAcaacgttaa
- the LOC126702051 gene encoding WAT1-related protein At4g15540-like isoform X1: protein MGIRSSLLGLLPFAAMVMIECLDVGLTTLSKAAMSRGMSNYVFVVYSNALATLILFPSSFIINRNSRPPLTISLLCKFFLLSFAGITVMQNCVFIGVSYSSPTLASAIGNSVPAFTFLFAVICRLEKVDLRSSRSQIKILGTLVSISGALIIIFYKGPRIGATPIQVSNNSHRSQQFPSTMLATTNNWIIGGFFLATASLSLSVWTTAQAAILKGYPSEMTIVSFYSFFGTIQCAMVSLIAERDPNKWKLSPGIELVSIVYSAVFGSVVTFSVVTWCIHKKGPLFVTMFKPLSIAIAAFMGVIFLGDTLHIGSVIGAAVIVAGFYAVLWAQSKEEEKGKFHEVDRLQSPSQQTPLLESQTHE, encoded by the exons ATGGGGATTAGATCCTCTTTGTTGGGTCTTCTCCCATTTGCAGCCATGGTGATGATTGAGTGCCTGGATGTGGGTTTGACCACACTCAGCAAAGCAGCCATGTCCAGAGGGATGAGCAACTATGTCTTTGTTGTCTACTCAAACGCTCTTGCCACTCTCATCCTCTTTCCCTCTTCTTTTATCATCAACAG GAACAGCAGGCCTCCGCTGACAATCTCTCTCCTCTGTAAATTCTTCCTTCTTAGCTTTGCTGG GATAACAGTAATGCAGAATTGTGTATTCATTGGCGTAAGCTACAGCTCTCCTACACTTGCATCTGCTATTGGAAATTCAGTCCCAGCATTCACTTTCTTGTTTGCTGTCATCTGCAG GCTTGAAAAGGTCGATTTGAGAAGCTCAAGAAGCCAGATCAAGATCTTGGGCACCCTGGTATCAATCTCAGGAGCATTGATTATTATCTTTTACAAGGGTCCGCGAATTGGCGCTACGCCAATTCAAGTCTCTAATAACTCTCATCGGTCGCAACAATTTCCATCCACTATGCTTGCAACAACAAATAATTGGATCATTGGAGGTTTTTTCCTTGCGACTGCTTCTTTGTCTCTTTCAGTGTGGACTACTGCTCAG GCAGCAATTCTAAAAGGTTACCCTTCAGAGATGACCATAGTCTCCTTCTATAGCTTCTTTGGGACAATCCAATGTGCAATGGTTTCTTTAATTGCAGAAAGAGATCCAAATAAGTGGAAATTAAGCCCTGGTATTGAGCTGGTCTCCATCGTCTATTCA GCTGTTTTTGGAAGTGTGGTGACATTTAGTGTAGTAACGTGGTGCATACATAAGAAAGGGCCTTTGTTTGTCACCATGTTCAAGCCCTTGAGTATCGCTATTGCTGCTTTTATGGGTGTCATCTTCCTTGGCGACACACTCCATATTGGAAG TGTAATCGGAGCAGCTGTCATTGTTGCAGGATTTTATGCAGTGTTATGGGCACAAtccaaagaagaggaaaagggtAAATTCCATGAAGTTGATAGGCTACAGTCACCCTCCCAGCAGACCCCTCTCTTGGAGAGCCAGACACATGAATAA
- the LOC126704216 gene encoding protein FAR1-RELATED SEQUENCE 5-like: MDHETENEGKTDFIDLEKHWSTILKKGIDQLIDDQITGLKFSSLDDGGEFYNTYAKLVGFSIRKDEIKRNKDNIVTSRRWVCAKEGLRIRKNESNVNCMSERPITRSGCKAAFRIRFERKLGEWVVGEFKREHNHDLVPQFETQFLRSHRTIKDSDKAQIIALHNVGVKSNQIMDHMIQQAGGYENIGFTSKDLYNYVAAIRNNNTRDGDAECALGYLQAKVDMDSSFFFKYTVDEESRLANLFLTDSQSHLDYACFGDVVAFDTAYKTNVYKKPLVILVGVNHHWQTIVFGFGLLVDETVETYTWVLQNMLVAMNNKTPISVVTDGDKAMSKAIKTVFPKSRHRLCVWHHERNAFANLHDKVYESFIRCMVRYFTPDEFEDMSTQCCEAMNAFLNRFLDRKTRLYELFQQVDRALSRIRHNEMGADFSSNYTEPILITGLAEIEKHAATIFTREVEHLKQIPPTCIMNRWLKTAKSDLPYKLESQMSPDIIRMARFSALSASCCQMCYFGSRTTQGFKELKVEIARLTRRMEELYNSSKEAAEDGIRTASNKANLNVRDPAIVKTKGDHGSTSNNHSHAKVRRCSSCKDVGHTRRTCPSTHIQQGEHVDGDNVPESMEHPAVGSPDLETNYYNFL; encoded by the exons ATGGATCATGAAACGGAGAACGAAGGGAAGACTGATTTTATTGATTTGGAAAAACATTGGAGTACTATTCTCAAAAAAGGAATAGATCAGTTGATTGATGACCAAATAACTGGTTTGAAATTCAGTTCCCTAGATGATGGTGGAGAGTTTTATAACACATATGCAAAGTTGGTTGGGTTTAGTATTCGTAAAGATGAGATAAAGCGTAATAAAGATAACATTGTGACCTCTAGAAGATGGGTTTGTGCAAAGGAAGGGTTGCGAATTAGGAAAAATGAGTCCAATGTAAATTGCATGAGTGAGAGACCAATAACAAGAAGTGGTTGCAAGGCCGCTTTTCGTATTAGATTTGAACGAAAGTTAGGTGAATGGGTGGTAGGAGAGTTTAAAAGGGAGCATAATCATGACTTAGTTCCGCAATTTGAGACTCAATTTCTCCGTTCACATAGGACTATTAAGGATTCTGATAAGGCTCAGATTATAGCATTGCATAATGTTGGggtcaaatcaaatcaaatcatggATCATATGATCCAACAAGCTGGAGGATACGAGAATATAGGGTTCACTTCAAAAGACCTCTACAATTACGTAGCGGCAATTCGCAACAACAATACGCGAGATGGTGATGCTGAATGTGCTTTGGGATATTTACAAGCAAAAGTAGACATGgactcctcatttttttttaaatacactgTTGATGAAGAAAGCCGTTTGGCTAATCTGTTTTTGACAGATTCTCAAAGTCACTTAGATTATGCATGTTTTGGAGATGTAGTCGCATTTGATACAGCATATAAGACAAATGTATACAAAAAACCCCTTGTTATATTGGTAGGAGTCAACCACCATTGGCAAACTATAGTATTTGGTTTTGGACTATTGGTTGATGAGACCGTTGAAACATATACTTGGGTGTTGCAAAATATGCTTGTAGCAATGAACAATAAGACTCCTATTTCAGTCGTGACAGATGGGGACAAAGCAATGAGTAAAGCTATTAAAACGGTTTTTCCAAAGTCTCGACATCGTTTATGTGTGTGGCATCATGAAAGGAATGCTTTTGCAAATCTACATGATAAAGTATATGAAAGTTTTATTAGGTGTATGGTACGATATTTTACACCAGATGAATTTGAAGACAT GAGTACACAATGTTGTGAAGCCATGAATGCATTCTTGAATAGATTTCTAGATAGGAAGACTAGGCTTTATGAGTTGTTCCAGCAAGTTGATAGAGCACTTTCACGTATTAGACACAATGAGATGGGGGCagatttttcttcaaattataCTGAACCTATTCTGATTACTGGGTTAGCTGAAATAGAGAAACATGCTGCTACTATATTCACAAGGGAG GTTGAACATTTGAAACAGATTCCACCGACATGTATAATGAACAGATGGTTGAAAACAGCAAAGTCCGACCTGCCTTACAAACTTGAATCCCAAATGTCTCCTGATATCATACGTATGGCACGGTTTAGTGCATTGTCTGCTAGTTGTTGTCAGATGTGTTACTTTGGTTCAAGAACAACACAAGGCTTCAAAGAATTGAAGGTTGAAATAGCAAGGTTGACACGCCGCATGGAAGAACTTTATAATTCAAGTAAAGAAGCTGCTGAAGATGGGATACGCACTGCATCCAATAAAGCAAACTTAAATGTTCGTGATCCAGCCATTGTTAAGACTAAAGGTGACCATGGTAGCACGAGCAACAACCACAGCCATGCGAAAGTTAGGCGATGCAGCAGTTGTAAAGATGTTGGACACACAAGGCGCACATGTCCATCTACACATATTCAACAAGGTGAACATGTTGATGGTGACAACGTCCCTGAATCCATGGAACATCCAGCTGTTGGCTCACCTGATTTGGAaacaaattattataattttctttaa
- the LOC126702051 gene encoding WAT1-related protein At4g15540-like isoform X2, translating into MGIRSSLLGLLPFAAMVMIECLDVGLTTLSKAAMSRGMSNYVFVVYSNALATLILFPSSFIINRPPLTISLLCKFFLLSFAGITVMQNCVFIGVSYSSPTLASAIGNSVPAFTFLFAVICRLEKVDLRSSRSQIKILGTLVSISGALIIIFYKGPRIGATPIQVSNNSHRSQQFPSTMLATTNNWIIGGFFLATASLSLSVWTTAQAAILKGYPSEMTIVSFYSFFGTIQCAMVSLIAERDPNKWKLSPGIELVSIVYSAVFGSVVTFSVVTWCIHKKGPLFVTMFKPLSIAIAAFMGVIFLGDTLHIGSVIGAAVIVAGFYAVLWAQSKEEEKGKFHEVDRLQSPSQQTPLLESQTHE; encoded by the exons ATGGGGATTAGATCCTCTTTGTTGGGTCTTCTCCCATTTGCAGCCATGGTGATGATTGAGTGCCTGGATGTGGGTTTGACCACACTCAGCAAAGCAGCCATGTCCAGAGGGATGAGCAACTATGTCTTTGTTGTCTACTCAAACGCTCTTGCCACTCTCATCCTCTTTCCCTCTTCTTTTATCATCAACAG GCCTCCGCTGACAATCTCTCTCCTCTGTAAATTCTTCCTTCTTAGCTTTGCTGG GATAACAGTAATGCAGAATTGTGTATTCATTGGCGTAAGCTACAGCTCTCCTACACTTGCATCTGCTATTGGAAATTCAGTCCCAGCATTCACTTTCTTGTTTGCTGTCATCTGCAG GCTTGAAAAGGTCGATTTGAGAAGCTCAAGAAGCCAGATCAAGATCTTGGGCACCCTGGTATCAATCTCAGGAGCATTGATTATTATCTTTTACAAGGGTCCGCGAATTGGCGCTACGCCAATTCAAGTCTCTAATAACTCTCATCGGTCGCAACAATTTCCATCCACTATGCTTGCAACAACAAATAATTGGATCATTGGAGGTTTTTTCCTTGCGACTGCTTCTTTGTCTCTTTCAGTGTGGACTACTGCTCAG GCAGCAATTCTAAAAGGTTACCCTTCAGAGATGACCATAGTCTCCTTCTATAGCTTCTTTGGGACAATCCAATGTGCAATGGTTTCTTTAATTGCAGAAAGAGATCCAAATAAGTGGAAATTAAGCCCTGGTATTGAGCTGGTCTCCATCGTCTATTCA GCTGTTTTTGGAAGTGTGGTGACATTTAGTGTAGTAACGTGGTGCATACATAAGAAAGGGCCTTTGTTTGTCACCATGTTCAAGCCCTTGAGTATCGCTATTGCTGCTTTTATGGGTGTCATCTTCCTTGGCGACACACTCCATATTGGAAG TGTAATCGGAGCAGCTGTCATTGTTGCAGGATTTTATGCAGTGTTATGGGCACAAtccaaagaagaggaaaagggtAAATTCCATGAAGTTGATAGGCTACAGTCACCCTCCCAGCAGACCCCTCTCTTGGAGAGCCAGACACATGAATAA
- the LOC126702050 gene encoding uncharacterized protein LOC126702050 isoform X2: protein MKYEYGDRAAFFSLLPNQWISSQIINLTICMMTLEEKKYGALYAWHLPTHFSIYIPMNDNNSHWYLCVIDFSSRKKCIHILDSLPSTTRQDIRIKNVQTVVKGLDKLLSYLKKDNYTNSITKFPLKSPPLNPIQDNGYDCGMYVIKHIHTKIIKQNLTLMESWSKRIRYKLASNLVLSMENEQR from the exons ATGAAATATGAGTATGGTGATCGTGCGGCTTTTTTTTCATTGCTCCCTAACCAATGGATAAGCAGTCAG ATTATTAACTTGACCATTTGCATGATGACTTTGGAAGAGAAAAAGTATGGAGCACTATATGCGTGGCATTTGCCAACACATTTCTCG ATTTATATCCCTATGAATGACAATAATAGTCACTGGTACTTATGTGTCATTGACTTTAgttcaagaaaaaaatgtatacaTATATTGGACTCTTTGCCAAGCACAACTAGGCAAGACATTCGAATAAAAAATGTGCAAACAGTG GTAAAAGGCCTCGATAAGTTATTGAGTTATCTAAAGAAAGACAACTATACTAATAGTATTACCAAATTTCCATTGAAATCACCCCCGTTGAATCCTATACAAGATAATGG GTATGATTGCGGCATGTATGTTATTAAGCACATACAtacaaaaattatcaaacaGAATCTAACCTTGATG GAGAGTTGGTCGAAACGTATTCGATACAAGTTGGCATCAAATCTAGTGCTTTCAATGGAAAATGAAcaacgttaa
- the LOC126704217 gene encoding uncharacterized protein LOC126704217 produces the protein MNVLAKNMETFKKDIVLELKNVIANNMETFKNEIVLELKNVFANNTETFKNDICLELKNVAKRECTEHIIDLDLNDIVEDLKNETKVLPKKESTSLVQEKMDHDDTVHVKKESKKKSTFPVQDKRHQDDTSKPICLELKNVAKREHTGHTIDLDLNDIVEELKNETKVLPKKESTSPVQDKMDQDDTVHVKKESKKKSTSPVQDKMHQDDTVPIKREFKTVSPSPIQDTIENDRNVHMVGLSKSIQKPGSKTVLSRNVDVDMLQLTFSHNNRIIASCVTHSAKSKVTKSLKRSPIVTSQAVVPNLKKMKKIKDTSQEFGLVDEESINEFAPFTELEKIICNYIFNKDLDGRFVIFVYI, from the exons ATGAATGTCCTTGCAAAAAATATGGAAACATTTAAGAAAGATATTGTTTTGGAGTTGAAGAATGTCATTGCAAACAATATGGAAACATTTAAGAATGAGATTGTTTTGGAGTTAAAGAATGTGTTTGCAAACAATACGGAAACATTTAAGAATGATATTTGTTTGGAGTTAAAGAATGTAGCAAAAAGGGAATGTACTGAACATATCATTGATTTAGACCTAAATGATATCGTAGAAGACCTTAAAAATGAGACAAAGGTGCTGCCTAAAAAAGAGTCTACATCTCTAGTCCAAGAAAAAATGGACCACGATGATACAGTTCATGttaaaaaagaatctaaaaaaaaGTCTACATTTCCAGTTCAAGACAAAAGGCACCAAGATGATACATCCAAACCTATTTGTTTGGAGTTAAAGAATGTAGCAAAAAGGGAACATACTGGACATACCATTGATTTGGACCTAAATGATATTGTAGAAGAGCTTAAAAATGAGACAAAAGTGCTGCCTAAGAAAGAGTCTACATCTCCAGTCCAAGACAAAATGGACCAAGATGATACAGTTCATGTTAAAAAAGAATCTAAGAAAAAGTCTACATCTCCAGTTCAAGACAAAATGCACCAAGATGATACAGTACCCATTAAAAGAGAATTTAAGACGGTGTCACCATCTCCAATACAAGACACAATAGAGAATGACCGCAATGTTCACATGGTTGGGCTAAGCAAATCCATACAAAAACCTGGTAGCAAAACAGTCCTATCTCGTAATGTG GATGTGGATATGCTACAATTAACTTTCTCACATAACAATAGAATTATTGCATCATGTGTTACACATTCTGCCAAGAGTAAAGTCACCAAATCTCTAAAACGTAGCCCAATTGTCACCTCCCAAGCTGTAGttccaaatttgaaaaagatgaaaaaaatcaaagatacATCCCAG GAATTTGGACTGGTTGATGAGGAGAGTATCAATGAGTTCGCACCATTTACTGAATTGGAGAAGATCATatgcaattatattttcaataaggATCTAGATGGgaggtttgtcatttttgtttatatatag